Proteins co-encoded in one Neodiprion lecontei isolate iyNeoLeco1 chromosome 3, iyNeoLeco1.1, whole genome shotgun sequence genomic window:
- the LOC107218049 gene encoding 60 kDa SS-A/Ro ribonucleoprotein, whose product MAEPALSGDSLIQLEVRLCQYLYVGKEYPNYQPGNWFFHNYYEEGRVQSIKKIAETQNPLVAIDLIKKAFERKLVQNSETLIFALAVCARQTENESLRHAAYNAIKTICTTPQHFILFVKFASQIAKSAPEPKHGWGAGWRKAVNEWYLSKDALDLAKCVTGCKGRYGWTHKDIVKLSHPKTDDIAKKAVLKYVLFGLKETIKDFGDKPEAAEVIEYIQKIENFKHCEDQVLAGRLLELHNLTLDHVPGHLLKSEEVWNSLIPTMNITMLLHNLQRMHNIGILEPTGAAVDKVVDEICNQEKLLKEKIHPALVLITIKNYEKSGPALSYEKQKARKAKARSVIPPPKPTRKIIEALYKTLGYSFNSLAPTGLRYMITIDMSKAMQDNSAWRCGNLSSAEAGCLIALCLLRSENNVTVATFKNIGVHIVYLNKNASLGQIVKKMKQMPTGEVNLEKPMIWAAQKSEEIDVFINVVDVVDKRCGNGARTDNPRKAIKEYRSKMELKNAKLVTCAMTTAQMVPHSDDDKNTLTICGFDENVPKIIEAFARSLF is encoded by the exons atggCGGAGCCTGCGCTATCAGGAGATAGTCTAATTCAACTTGAAGTACGTCTTTGCCAATATCTGTATGTCGGGAAAGAATACCCAAATTATCAACCAGGCAATTggttttttcacaattattatGAAGAAGGTCGCGTTCagtccataaaaaaaatagccgAAACACAGAACCCATTGGTAGCAATCGACTTGATTAAAAAG GCTTTTGAAAGAAAACTGGTACAAAATTCAGAAACTTTGATATTTGCACTGGCAGTATGTGCCAGACAAACTGAGAACGAGAGTCTGCGCCACGCTGCCTACAATGCgataaaaacaatttgtacAACACCGCAACATTTCATTCTGTTCGTCAAGTTTGCTTCTCAAATAGCCAAGAGCGCACCGGAACCGAAACACGGTTGGGGTGCCGGATGGCGAAAAGCTGTAAATGAGTGGTACTTGTCCAAAGATGCACTTGATTTAGCGAAGTGTGTTACCGGATGCAAAGGCAGATATGGCTGGACTCACAAGGATATTGTGAAATTATCTCATCCCAAAACAGACGATATTG CAAAGAAGGCTGTTCTGAAGTACGTATTGTTCGGGTTGAAAGAAACGATAAAAGATTTTGGCGATAAACCGGAAGCTGCCGAAGTGATTGagtatattcaaaaaattgaaaattttaaacattgcGAAGATCAAGTATTGGCTGGCAGATTGCTAGAACTTCATAATCTTACATTGGATCATGTCCCTGGGCATTTACTGAAATCTGAAGAG GTATGGAATTCATTGataccaacaatgaatatAACCATGCTGCTTCACAATCTCCAAAGAATGCACAACATTGGAATACTAGAACCAACTGGCGCGGCAGTCGATAAAGTAGTTGATGAAATCTGCAACCAAGAGAAGCTACTCAAGGAAAAGATTCACCCAGCTCTGGTTCTGATCACAATtaagaattacgaaaaatctGGCCC AGCTTTATCGTACGAAAAACAGAAGGCCAGAAAAGCCAAAGCAAGATCAGTGATTCCACCGCCAAAACctacaagaaaaattattgaagctCTTTACAAAACACTTGGATATTCGTTTAAT AGTCTGGCACCAACAGGTCTTCGATATATGATTACAATAGATATGAGCAAAGCTATGCAAGACAATTCTGCATGGCGGTGTGGAAATCTCAGCTCAGCAGAAGCAGGATGTCTGATAGCACTGTGCCTTCTTCGGAGTGAGAACAATGTAACAGTGGcaactttcaaaaatattggtgttcatattgtatatttgaataaaaatgcatcaTTGGGACAAATTGTGAAGAAAATGAAGCAAATGCCAACAGGGGAGGTTAACTTGGAAAAGCCAATGATTTGGGCAGCTcaaaaaagtgaagaaatcgACGTATTTATAAACGTAGTCGACGTTGTTGACAAAAGATGTGGGAATGGAGCGAGAACTGACAACCCTAGGAAAGCTATCAAAGAGTATCGAAGCAAAATGGAGCTAAAAAATGCAAA ATTAGTAACCTGTGCGATGACAACTGCACAAATGGTACCTCATAGCGATGACGACAAAAACACTCTCACTATCTGTGGATTCGATGAGAATGTCCCAAAAATTATCGAAGCTTTTGCAAGGTCCCTGTTTTAA
- the LOC107218051 gene encoding rab-like protein 6, translating into MFSAFKRLAGKSEGPGNVSPRPAHQSMPTTLQRKFAKGVQYNMKIIIKGDRNVGKTCLFHRLQGQKFVEEYIPTEEIQVASIQWNYKATDDIVKVEVWDVVDRGRRRRKLDGLKMDNAPSEHVIEEPALDAEFLDVYKGTNGVIVMMDITKTWTFDYVQRELPKIPSHIPVIVLGNHCDMSHHRTVTPDHVTYFIDSLQGRTAQVRYAESSMRNGFGLKLLHKFFNLPFLQLQRETLLKQLDTNEEETRLTVQELDLFQDGDDADYNKFLDNLVNKRRAIADSVSASVLTPNITSSLSTHQISPSNSSASLNSEVKRSLSMPGPIGPIGGGTPIPVKNIDFKFQPKKEHSLTRLENSATSQKILQAAATLPNIQPLPKVEVTKVDDSAADNLERRDSTQRSQSFMSKIFGKKDEEVEKPVETNMTNSNNAITSVEDFVPDDGMLDRSFLDDNSQATPQKVQQAQADSESDTETGNPLVAGYEDDLSSADENPSPVQLILTENPLIKQKHKRDSLAEADTNTEKHRQIVTKRDSVSSVEPELQIVNDYEIGDLHEIKAEAFDTWLGQDSKWRQSPEGGEDVSSTSTKKDRLELSDKSLDVSMTSSNVHLELLDNTSMRQMSSNNSSPVMKEKKKLKEKSEEKEKKKKKKSKDKEKDREKSDKLEKRKKRSFRRSKDGNREHDELEEFLNGAATRPGIDAAYEAI; encoded by the exons ATGTTTTCCGCTTTTAAAAGGTTAGCCGGCAAGTCTGAGGGGCCTGGAAATGTGTCTCCCAGGCCGGCGCATCAGTCGATGCCGACAACGTTGCAAAGAAAGTTTGCCAAAGGTGTACAGTATAATA tgaaaatcataataaagGGTGACAGAAATGTGGGAAAGACATGCCTGTTCCATAGACTGCAGGGTCAGAAATTTGTCGAAGAATATATACCGACCGAAGAAATACAAGTAGCTAGTATCCAGTGGAATTATAAAGCGACCGACGACATTGTCAAGGTGGAAGTTTGGGACGTTGTGGACCGTGGGAGGAGACGCCGGAAGTTGGACGGACTGAAAATGGACAATGCTCCTTCTGAGCACGTAATTGAGGAACCCGCGTTGGACGCCGAATTTTTAGACGTCTACAAAGGGACGAACGGAGTCATAGTCATGATGGATATCACAAAAACTTGGACGTTTGATTACGTTCAAAGAGAACTCCCTAAAATACCAAGCCACATTCCCGTCATTGTTTTAGGCAATCATTGCGACATGTCTCATCACAGAACCGTTACTCCTGATCATGTTACTTATTTTATCGACTCTCTCCAAGGAAGAACAGCTCAG GTGAGATACGCGGAGTCGTCAATGAGGAATGGTTTTGGACTAAAGTTAttgcacaaatttttcaatttaccgtTTCTTCAATTGCAACGCGAGACATTATTGAAGCAATTAGATACGAACGAGGAAGAAACAAGGCTTACTGTCCAAGAGCTTGATCTATTCCAAGATGGAGATGATGCGGATTACAACAAATTTTTAGATAATTTAGTGAACAAAAGACGTGCTATTGCCGATTCTGTATCTGCATCTGTATTGACGCCAAATATAACTTCGTCTTTAAGCACACATCAAATATCACCCTCAAATAGTTCTGCAAGTTTAAATTCGGAAGTCAAGAGATCTTTATCAATGCCTGGTCCCATTGGCCCTATTGGCGGCGGTACACCCATACCAGTGAAAAACATTGATTTTAAGTTTCAACCAAAGAAAGAACACTCGCTGACGAGATTGGAAAATTCTGCAACTTCACAAAAGATATTACAAGCTGCGGCGACTTTACCAAATATCCAACCATTACCAAAAGTAGAAGTGACTAAAGTTGATGACTCTGCGGCCGATAATTTAGAAAGGAGAGATTCAACCCAAAGATCACAGTCGTTTATGTCTAAAATATTTGGCAAGAAGGATGaagaagttgaaaaaccagTGGAAACAAACATGACAAACTCAAATAATGCAATAACTAGTGTTGAGGATTTTGTACCAGATGATGGAATGCTCGATAGGTCGTTCTTGGATGACAATAGCCAAGCAACTCCACAAAAAGTACAACAAGCACAGGCCGACTCTGAGAG TGATACTGAGACGGGAAATCCTCTTGTCGCGGGCTACGAAGATGATTTGTCATCTGCAGACGAAAATCCTTCACCTGTTCAACTAATACTTACTGAAAATCCATTAATCAAACAAAAACATAAACGAGATTCGTTGGCAGAGGCTGATACAAATACAGAGAAACATAGACAGATTGTAACAAAGCGGGACTCAGTTTCTTCTGTCGAGCCCGAATTACAGATAGTGAATGATTATGAAATCGGTGACTTGCACGAAATAAAGGCAGAGGCATTTGACACCTGGTTAGGCCAAGATTCTAAGTGGCGACAGAGTCCTGAAGGGGGAGAGGATGTCAGCAGTACAAGTACAAAAAAAGATAGGCTAGAATTAAGCGATAAGAGTTTAGACGTCAGCATGACCAGCTCAAACGTACACTTAGAACTACTGGATAACACAAGTATGCGACAAATGAGCTCAAATAACAGCAGCCCGGTTatgaaggagaagaagaaactcAAAGAGAAG AgtgaagagaaagagaagaaaaaaaagaaaaaatccaaagataaagaaaaagacaGGGAGAAGTCGGATaagttggaaaaaagaaagaaacgatcATTTAGACGTTCAAAAGATGGGAATAGAGAACACGACGAGTTGGAAGAGTTTTTGAACGGAGCGGCAACAAGGCCAGGAATAGATGCCGCTTACGAGGCTATATAG
- the LOC107218044 gene encoding kynurenine aminotransferase isoform X1 has protein sequence MASNRFFFKLLLMLARVGLFKTIYRFQPSVVALAQVNESHSKAAMDKFSLPERFIGTEKSVWVEYIQLALKHKPLNLGQGFPDFHAPENVTKALAASATSENPLLNQYTRGFGHPRLVNALSKLYSRILNRDLNPNSEILVTSGAYEGLFVAIHGHTRPGDEWIIIEPFFDCYEPMILGAGGTPRFIALKPKRTSGNISSGDWVLDKEELEGLFNEKTKGIIVNTPHNPTGKVFTREELQVIADLAKKWNAIVISDEVYEWLVYKPNEHVRIATLPGMYERTITIGSAGKTFSVTGWKIGWAYGPANLIYNLQIVHQNTVYTCATTIQEAIAIGFEQEIARYGQPDCYFESLARDLLPKRDYMASFLREVGMNPTVPEGGYFMIANWTALADKVELSTEKDQYKDYKFTKWMTKNVGLQGIPPSAFYSTEHKHLGEDNVRYCFIKRDENLQEAARILKEWKARQ, from the exons ATGGCATCGAatagatttttcttcaaattattattg ATGCTGGCAAGAGTGGGTCTATTCAAAACAATTTACAGGTTTCAACCGTCAGTTGTTGCTCTTGCTCAAGTGAACGAGTCTCACAGCAAAGCGGCGATGGATAAATTCTCACTACCCGAACGTTTCATAGGAACAGAAAAATCAGTTTG GGTGGAATATATTCAACTAGCACTTAAACATAAGCCGCTAAACCTTGGACAAGGATTTCCCGATTTTCATGCACCAGAAAATGTAACCAAAGCTTTAGCTGCAAGCGCAACTTCAGAAAATCCATTATTGAATCAATATACCAGGGGTTTT GGTCACCCAAGGCTGGTCAATGCATTGAGCAAACTTTATTCACGAATTTTGAACCGTGATCTGAACCCCAACAGTGAGATTCTAGTTACCTCTGGTGCCTACGAGGGGCTCTTTGTAGCAATTCATGGACACACAAGACCTGGCGACGAATGGATTATCATTGAACCTTTCTTTGACTGCTACGAGCCAATGATTTTAGGAGCCGGCGGCACTCCGAGATTTATTGCTTTGAAGCCA AAAAGAACAAGTGGAAATATAAGCTCGGGAGACTGGGTTTTAGATAAAGAAGAGTTAGAAGGActatttaatgaaaaaacgaaGGGTATCATTGTTAATACTCCTCACAATCCCACTGGCAAAGTCTTTACACGGGAAGAATTACAGGTCATTGCAGACTTGGCGAAGAAATGGAATGCTATCGTAATATCCGACGAGGTGTACGAATGGCTCGTTTACAAGCCAAATGAACATGTTAGAATAG CAACTCTGCCCGGTATGTACGAGCGTACTATTACCATCGGATCAGCGGGTAAAACCTTCAGTGTGACGGGTTGGAAAATTGGCTGGGCTTATGGACCAGCTAACctaatttacaatttacaaattGTTCATCAAAACACAGTCTACACTTGCGCTACTACTattcag GAAGCTATAGCTATCGGGTTCGAGCAGGAAATCGCGAGGTATGGTCAGCCGGATTGTTACTTTGAGAGTTTGGCAAGGGATTTATTGCCGAAACGAGACTATATGGCGTCGTTTTTACGTGAGGTCGGAATGAACCCTACCGTACCAGAAGGAGGCTACTTTATGATCGCAAACTGGACAGCTTTAGCAGATAAAGTAGAACTTTCCACGGAAAAAGACCAATATAAGGATTATAAGTTCACTAAATGGATGACGAAAAATGTTGGTCTGCAGGGGATTCCACCGTCTGCCTTTTACAGCACTGAACACAAGCATTTGGGCGAGGATAATGTACGATACTGCTTCATAAAG AGAGATGAAAACTTGCAAGAAGCAGCCAGAATTCTGAAAGAGTGGAAAGCGCGACAGTAA
- the LOC107218044 gene encoding kynurenine aminotransferase isoform X2 has translation MLARVGLFKTIYRFQPSVVALAQVNESHSKAAMDKFSLPERFIGTEKSVWVEYIQLALKHKPLNLGQGFPDFHAPENVTKALAASATSENPLLNQYTRGFGHPRLVNALSKLYSRILNRDLNPNSEILVTSGAYEGLFVAIHGHTRPGDEWIIIEPFFDCYEPMILGAGGTPRFIALKPKRTSGNISSGDWVLDKEELEGLFNEKTKGIIVNTPHNPTGKVFTREELQVIADLAKKWNAIVISDEVYEWLVYKPNEHVRIATLPGMYERTITIGSAGKTFSVTGWKIGWAYGPANLIYNLQIVHQNTVYTCATTIQEAIAIGFEQEIARYGQPDCYFESLARDLLPKRDYMASFLREVGMNPTVPEGGYFMIANWTALADKVELSTEKDQYKDYKFTKWMTKNVGLQGIPPSAFYSTEHKHLGEDNVRYCFIKRDENLQEAARILKEWKARQ, from the exons ATGCTGGCAAGAGTGGGTCTATTCAAAACAATTTACAGGTTTCAACCGTCAGTTGTTGCTCTTGCTCAAGTGAACGAGTCTCACAGCAAAGCGGCGATGGATAAATTCTCACTACCCGAACGTTTCATAGGAACAGAAAAATCAGTTTG GGTGGAATATATTCAACTAGCACTTAAACATAAGCCGCTAAACCTTGGACAAGGATTTCCCGATTTTCATGCACCAGAAAATGTAACCAAAGCTTTAGCTGCAAGCGCAACTTCAGAAAATCCATTATTGAATCAATATACCAGGGGTTTT GGTCACCCAAGGCTGGTCAATGCATTGAGCAAACTTTATTCACGAATTTTGAACCGTGATCTGAACCCCAACAGTGAGATTCTAGTTACCTCTGGTGCCTACGAGGGGCTCTTTGTAGCAATTCATGGACACACAAGACCTGGCGACGAATGGATTATCATTGAACCTTTCTTTGACTGCTACGAGCCAATGATTTTAGGAGCCGGCGGCACTCCGAGATTTATTGCTTTGAAGCCA AAAAGAACAAGTGGAAATATAAGCTCGGGAGACTGGGTTTTAGATAAAGAAGAGTTAGAAGGActatttaatgaaaaaacgaaGGGTATCATTGTTAATACTCCTCACAATCCCACTGGCAAAGTCTTTACACGGGAAGAATTACAGGTCATTGCAGACTTGGCGAAGAAATGGAATGCTATCGTAATATCCGACGAGGTGTACGAATGGCTCGTTTACAAGCCAAATGAACATGTTAGAATAG CAACTCTGCCCGGTATGTACGAGCGTACTATTACCATCGGATCAGCGGGTAAAACCTTCAGTGTGACGGGTTGGAAAATTGGCTGGGCTTATGGACCAGCTAACctaatttacaatttacaaattGTTCATCAAAACACAGTCTACACTTGCGCTACTACTattcag GAAGCTATAGCTATCGGGTTCGAGCAGGAAATCGCGAGGTATGGTCAGCCGGATTGTTACTTTGAGAGTTTGGCAAGGGATTTATTGCCGAAACGAGACTATATGGCGTCGTTTTTACGTGAGGTCGGAATGAACCCTACCGTACCAGAAGGAGGCTACTTTATGATCGCAAACTGGACAGCTTTAGCAGATAAAGTAGAACTTTCCACGGAAAAAGACCAATATAAGGATTATAAGTTCACTAAATGGATGACGAAAAATGTTGGTCTGCAGGGGATTCCACCGTCTGCCTTTTACAGCACTGAACACAAGCATTTGGGCGAGGATAATGTACGATACTGCTTCATAAAG AGAGATGAAAACTTGCAAGAAGCAGCCAGAATTCTGAAAGAGTGGAAAGCGCGACAGTAA
- the LOC107218045 gene encoding UPF0605 protein CG18335-like produces MTGTELVTTVDPHLIPGYAGFCPQYRYRCGETYGSQTHKLLLDPTINHAETLILSNRTTDEYQVSRPPKDDIDIVNTRFKRGTPVYVHPMTPGYEGFMPGLNASHGQRYTVTATEGIAEFKRQEIQNKEVLNQLQKVVAVQSGRGEPRNLEERLLLESQFKLPMLSVRPDCVGVMRNLPVDEQCERPRDHAPSPYFMNNDNPGKFFVNGYSGHIPYGYAHFGASNSVMTNSALCDFTSNYRRRQSTEWAPVTISRPDPPLLIQPTEIYHKHVGMIPNYKGHVPGESFRFGKTFGADTRDAKRWLRGDFAV; encoded by the exons ATGACCGGAACGGAGCTCGTTACCACCGTAGATCCGCATCTTATTCCCGG ATACGCCGGATTTTGTCCCCAGTATCGTTACAGATGTGGCGAAACCTACGGAAGCCAGACGCACAAGCTTTTGCTAGATCCGACGATAAATCATGCCGAAACCCTTATTCTTTCAAACCGTACCACCGACGAATACCAG GTTTCGCGGCCTCCGAAAGATGACATCGACATTGTCAATACGAGGTTTAAAAGAGGCACCCCAGTCTATGTTCATCCAATGACACCTGGCTACgaag GGTTTATGCCAGGTCTGAACGCGAGTCATGGGCAAAGATATACCGTGACAGCTACGGAAGGTATTGCCGAATTTAAGCGTCAAGAGATCCAGAACAAGGAAGTTCTTAATCAGCTCCAGAAGGTCGTCGCGGTGCAGAGCGGACGCGGAGAGCCGCGTAATCTTGAGGAACGTTTG CTGCTCGAAAGTCAGTTTAAACTGCCCATGCTGTCGGTCCGTCCCGATTGTGTCGGTGTAATGAGGAATTTACCGGTCGACGAACAATGCGAAAGACCCAGAGACCACGCACCTTCACCGTATTTCATGAATAACGATAATCCTGGGAAGTTCTTTGTCAATG GCTACTCGGGACACATTCCCTATGGTTACGCACACTTTGGCGCGTCAAATTCAGTGATGACGAACAGTGCACTTTGCGATTTCACCTCGAATTACAGACGAAGACAGAGCACAGAATGGGCGCCAGTTACCATTTCTCGGCCGGATCCACCCCTCCTCATACAACCGACTGAAATTTACCACAAACACGTTGGAATGATTCCAAACTACAAGGGACACGTTCCTGGAGAATCATTCAG GTTTGGAAAAACATTCGGAGCAGACACCAGGGACGCGAAGAGATGGCTGAGAGGAGATTTCGCGGTTTAA